From Halotia branconii CENA392, the proteins below share one genomic window:
- a CDS encoding Abi family protein, with amino-acid sequence MKPKRPSYKFLRFQRAISPKRLEAYRSSSSDKELDLLSTYLWNIGLCEAFYPVLHSFEIALRNNLHQAISRLFYEDWLDKIDSQILQPEGIQSVKTAIKSLNKKNQSISTGNLISELNLGFWVSLSYARYEGKDKLYPRLFKDKEFLPHLPKSRRTRSTLSRTFTSINQLRNQIFHHNPVWNKSNLREEYDNALEAIQWISPILYETTKHLSRFPDVYAQGRAFYVKILEAIMTNYERN; translated from the coding sequence ATGAAGCCAAAGCGACCTAGTTACAAGTTTTTACGTTTTCAACGAGCAATATCTCCAAAGAGACTTGAGGCATATAGAAGCTCCTCATCGGATAAAGAATTAGACTTACTATCTACCTATTTATGGAATATTGGGCTATGTGAAGCTTTTTATCCTGTTCTTCATAGCTTTGAAATTGCTTTAAGAAATAATTTGCACCAGGCAATATCACGATTATTTTACGAAGATTGGTTGGATAAAATAGACTCACAAATATTACAACCTGAAGGAATACAATCTGTCAAAACTGCTATTAAAAGCCTAAACAAAAAAAACCAAAGTATATCGACGGGAAATTTAATATCAGAGCTGAATCTTGGTTTTTGGGTATCTCTATCATACGCTAGATATGAGGGCAAAGATAAGCTGTATCCAAGATTATTTAAGGATAAAGAGTTCTTACCTCATCTTCCAAAGAGCCGACGCACTAGAAGCACACTATCTAGAACATTCACCTCAATAAATCAATTACGAAATCAAATCTTTCACCACAATCCTGTATGGAATAAAAGCAATCTAAGAGAAGAATATGACAATGCACTTGAAGCAATTCAGTGGATCAGTCCAATACTTTATGAAACCACTAAACATCTCTCTCGTTTCCCAGATGTTTATGCCCAGGGACGTGCTTTTTATGTAAAAATTCTTGAAGCAATTATGACAAATTACGAGAGAAATTAA
- a CDS encoding metallophosphoesterase, whose product MKSSPQLLTDPFLQLPTATSVQVVWFTEFAGNKHIVTYGEKLDQTSWASTTKLSRTREDQQSKVANQTYKEPVKRDIWRHEAEVTGLTSGVRVPYRVMSVREDGANISSDVFSLAPSPKLGTPLKILLTSDHQLKPMTAANLQKVVETVGRVDGVWFAGDLINVSDRASEWFDDHRGGALFPGLQGRAKYEMEHNGIKTIYTGGQIIQHAPMFTAIGNHEVMGRFARKDSLNDEFDDTIPRAVAQKLYSGKSLINNSFNTVTYEEIFTLPKSQEGGKKYYAVSFGDVRLVVLYITNMWRNPNLDPKYKGRYREAEKDLHNPENWGYGQIIYEPITKGSKQYNWLETELNSLEFKQAKYKVVMFHHPPHTLGDNIVPAYTDPVQIIERDEERKIKAVRYEYPKDKDYIICDVVPLLEAANVQLVFYGHSHLWNRFISPSGMHFLETSNVGNTYGAAWGNRKRDVPVGYKEDYVKLGDPNGLEPVMPTIDSLLNKDDQAMPYIASNNITVFSIFDTGTGIISSYRFDTRKPDSEVVKFDQFKLK is encoded by the coding sequence ATGAAATCATCGCCGCAACTGCTGACTGACCCATTTTTACAATTGCCAACAGCAACTTCAGTACAAGTAGTGTGGTTTACCGAATTTGCTGGTAATAAACATATAGTTACCTACGGAGAGAAACTTGATCAAACTTCTTGGGCAAGTACAACTAAACTCAGTCGTACACGCGAAGACCAGCAATCAAAAGTAGCAAATCAAACATATAAAGAGCCTGTAAAACGTGACATCTGGCGACACGAAGCAGAAGTGACTGGGTTAACTTCTGGGGTGCGGGTTCCTTATCGAGTCATGAGTGTGCGTGAAGATGGAGCTAATATTAGCAGTGATGTTTTTAGCCTTGCGCCCAGTCCCAAACTAGGTACACCATTAAAAATTTTACTCACCTCTGACCATCAGTTAAAGCCGATGACAGCGGCAAATCTGCAAAAAGTGGTGGAGACAGTAGGACGAGTTGATGGGGTGTGGTTCGCTGGTGATTTAATTAATGTTAGCGATCGCGCTTCGGAATGGTTTGATGATCATCGAGGCGGCGCGTTATTTCCTGGTTTACAAGGTCGTGCCAAATATGAAATGGAACATAATGGCATTAAGACAATCTACACTGGGGGTCAAATAATTCAACACGCTCCCATGTTTACGGCCATTGGTAATCATGAAGTGATGGGACGATTTGCAAGAAAGGACAGTTTGAACGATGAATTTGATGATACGATTCCCCGTGCGGTTGCTCAAAAATTGTATAGTGGTAAATCGCTTATAAATAATTCTTTTAATACCGTTACATACGAAGAAATTTTTACTCTACCCAAAAGTCAAGAGGGTGGCAAAAAATATTATGCAGTCAGCTTTGGTGATGTCCGTTTGGTAGTACTGTACATCACAAATATGTGGCGGAATCCTAACTTAGATCCGAAATATAAAGGTAGATACAGAGAAGCAGAAAAGGATTTACATAATCCTGAAAATTGGGGTTATGGACAGATTATTTATGAACCGATTACTAAAGGCAGCAAGCAGTACAATTGGCTAGAGACAGAACTCAACAGTCTAGAGTTTAAACAGGCAAAATACAAAGTCGTGATGTTTCATCATCCACCCCATACATTGGGTGATAACATCGTCCCTGCTTATACTGATCCAGTGCAGATAATTGAACGGGATGAAGAGCGCAAAATCAAAGCAGTACGTTACGAATATCCTAAGGATAAAGATTATATTATTTGCGATGTTGTACCTTTACTAGAAGCGGCTAATGTGCAACTCGTATTTTATGGGCATTCCCATTTGTGGAATCGCTTTATTAGTCCTAGCGGGATGCATTTTCTAGAAACATCTAATGTGGGCAATACTTATGGTGCTGCCTGGGGTAACAGAAAGCGAGATGTACCAGTTGGGTATAAAGAAGATTATGTGAAACTTGGCGATCCTAATGGATTGGAACCAGTAATGCCGACCATTGACTCTTTATTAAATAAAGATGATCAGGCAATGCCTTATATTGCCAGTAATAATATTACAGTTTTTAGCATTTTTGATACAGGTACAGGGATTATCAGTAGCTATCGTTTTGATACCCGTAAACCTGACTCAGAGGTTGTCAAGTTTGATCAATTTAAATTGAAATAG
- a CDS encoding NblA/ycf18 family protein has protein sequence MDVPTKLSLEQSFNLKVYEEQVKGLSQDQAQTFLLEVLRQLMIKENVIKHLLKQV, from the coding sequence ATGGATGTGCCAACAAAACTGAGCTTAGAGCAAAGTTTCAACCTCAAGGTTTATGAAGAACAAGTAAAGGGGTTGAGTCAAGACCAAGCGCAAACGTTTCTTTTAGAAGTACTGCGGCAATTAATGATTAAAGAAAATGTGATTAAGCATCTGCTCAAGCAAGTTTAG
- a CDS encoding phycobilisome rod-core linker polypeptide: protein MAIPLLEYSPSSQNQRVVGYEVPGEERPRVYSTENLLSTTELDELIEAAYRQIFFHAFAADRERFLESQLRSGQITVRDFVRGLLLSNTYKRSFYDLNSNYRFVEQTVQRVLGRDVYDNREKLAWSIVVATKGLKGFVDDLLNSDEYLEAFGYDTLPYQRRRVLPGRTEGERPFNIKSPRYDEYYRGKLGFPQVVWQTIVRSYVPQDKQPKAGNPSQFLDMAQSINPRVNQPQQISALNIDIAQSVPYRKISGVS from the coding sequence GTGGCAATTCCTCTTTTAGAGTATTCCCCATCCTCTCAGAATCAGCGTGTTGTCGGGTACGAAGTTCCAGGGGAAGAACGACCCCGTGTCTACTCTACAGAAAACCTGCTTTCCACTACTGAACTGGACGAGTTGATTGAAGCAGCATATCGTCAGATTTTCTTTCATGCATTTGCTGCGGATCGTGAACGTTTTCTAGAGTCCCAACTTCGCAGTGGTCAAATCACTGTTAGAGACTTTGTTCGTGGCTTGTTGCTGTCTAATACCTATAAGCGTAGTTTCTACGATCTCAATAGTAACTATCGCTTTGTAGAGCAGACAGTACAGCGAGTACTGGGTCGTGATGTTTACGATAATCGCGAAAAACTTGCTTGGTCTATTGTCGTTGCGACAAAAGGCCTCAAAGGTTTTGTCGATGATTTACTTAACAGCGATGAATACCTAGAAGCCTTCGGGTATGACACCCTTCCCTACCAACGCCGTCGAGTTCTACCTGGACGGACTGAGGGTGAAAGACCTTTCAACATCAAGTCTCCGCGCTACGATGAATACTATCGTGGCAAGTTAGGCTTCCCGCAGGTTGTATGGCAAACCATTGTTCGCAGCTACGTCCCTCAAGACAAGCAGCCTAAAGCAGGTAATCCATCTCAGTTCCTCGATATGGCACAGAGTATCAACCCACGAGTTAACCAGCCTCAACAGATTTCAGCGCTAAATATTGATATCGCGCAATCTGTACCTTATCGCAAGATCTCCGGAGTTAGCTAG
- a CDS encoding phycobiliprotein lyase, which produces MDAMEFFQLSTGKWRSQRTTHHLAFKRSEKGESEIQIKALAADDPQIIEICQLHQFDPSLAIGGAFVTWHGSMGWDRDEENHEGSTVFSLVPDTTDGRQGTLLRERGYAEIVPVAGRYHMDDENGLVLTTEYETMSSIERFWFASPSLRMRTSTVKRFGGFSTATFCTEFRIADADGVPSKEDEAELSNLTPEEIQQSVEPTKSLSFFGW; this is translated from the coding sequence ATGGATGCAATGGAGTTCTTTCAACTTAGTACTGGCAAGTGGCGATCGCAAAGAACCACCCACCACCTCGCCTTTAAACGTTCAGAAAAGGGTGAATCTGAAATTCAGATAAAAGCTCTCGCAGCCGATGATCCACAAATAATTGAGATTTGCCAACTTCATCAATTTGATCCTAGTTTGGCGATCGGCGGAGCTTTTGTCACTTGGCACGGCTCGATGGGATGGGATAGAGACGAAGAAAACCACGAAGGTTCTACTGTGTTCTCATTAGTGCCAGATACTACTGATGGACGACAAGGAACACTATTAAGGGAACGAGGCTATGCCGAAATTGTCCCTGTAGCAGGTCGCTACCACATGGATGATGAAAACGGGTTAGTGTTAACAACTGAGTACGAAACCATGAGTTCCATTGAACGATTCTGGTTTGCTAGCCCTAGCCTACGGATGCGGACTAGCACTGTTAAGCGATTTGGAGGTTTTAGTACCGCTACATTCTGCACCGAATTTCGGATTGCAGACGCTGATGGTGTTCCCTCAAAGGAAGATGAGGCTGAACTCTCAAACTTAACCCCTGAGGAGATTCAGCAATCCGTTGAGCCGACAAAATCCTTATCCTTCTTTGGCTGGTAA
- a CDS encoding HEAT repeat domain-containing protein produces the protein MTQDELFQQLKHPNPNLRERAMLELAEIQDETTIPRLISILGEEDVVYRRAAVKALGVIGPDATIPLIDPLLNSDNVTVRGSSAKALAQIAVNHPDVPFAAEGLQALKTGLNDPNPIVNIGCVMALGEIGVPALDILLESLETTDNVALAVTIVNALATVGDSRGADVLTAIVNDESADSYVRESATSALSRLELVNKYKRE, from the coding sequence ATGACTCAAGACGAACTCTTTCAACAACTCAAACATCCTAACCCCAACTTACGGGAACGGGCGATGCTAGAACTAGCTGAAATTCAAGATGAAACTACCATTCCTCGACTGATAAGTATTCTGGGTGAAGAAGATGTTGTTTATCGACGGGCTGCTGTTAAAGCATTGGGAGTGATTGGTCCAGATGCTACTATTCCCTTAATTGATCCCTTGCTGAACAGTGACAATGTGACTGTTAGAGGCAGTTCTGCCAAAGCTTTGGCTCAAATTGCCGTTAACCATCCAGATGTTCCTTTCGCTGCTGAAGGTTTGCAAGCATTAAAAACTGGACTCAATGACCCTAATCCCATTGTCAACATTGGATGCGTTATGGCTTTAGGTGAGATTGGTGTCCCAGCCTTGGATATTTTACTTGAATCTCTGGAAACAACAGATAATGTGGCTTTGGCGGTAACCATCGTCAATGCTCTTGCTACCGTCGGCGACAGCAGAGGAGCAGATGTACTCACAGCAATTGTGAATGATGAATCTGCCGACTCTTATGTACGAGAATCAGCTACAAGTGCATTATCGCGTTTAGAGTTAGTGAACAAGTATAAAAGAGAGTAA
- a CDS encoding Uma2 family endonuclease yields MISADKNFFLLTILPLENGDKLTRDEFERRYRAMPNLKKAELIEGVVYVASPLRIKSHGEPHAYIIGWLATYKAATPGVGLADNTTVLIDADNELQPDALLRIEIDGQSRINKNDYVEGAPELIVEIAASSASYDLHEKLKVYRRNQVQEYLVWRVYDQQFDWFKLDKGDYTQLEPSTDDIICSQVYPGLWLAKSALLAGDLATVLAILQNGLSTLEHQHFVQRLAR; encoded by the coding sequence ATGATATCTGCTGACAAAAATTTTTTTCTTTTAACAATTCTACCCTTAGAAAATGGCGACAAGTTGACCCGTGATGAATTTGAACGGCGTTATCGTGCTATGCCTAATCTGAAAAAAGCAGAATTGATTGAAGGAGTTGTTTACGTGGCCTCCCCATTAAGAATCAAAAGTCATGGCGAACCCCATGCTTACATTATAGGTTGGTTGGCTACATACAAAGCAGCTACGCCAGGTGTGGGTTTGGCTGATAATACCACAGTCTTAATAGATGCTGATAATGAACTGCAACCAGACGCTTTATTGAGAATTGAGATAGATGGACAATCGCGCATTAATAAAAATGATTATGTAGAAGGAGCGCCAGAATTAATTGTAGAAATTGCTGCTTCTAGTGCTTCATACGATTTACATGAAAAACTGAAAGTTTATCGTCGTAATCAAGTCCAAGAATATTTAGTATGGCGAGTTTATGACCAGCAATTTGATTGGTTTAAATTAGATAAAGGTGACTATACACAACTTGAACCCTCTACAGATGATATAATTTGCTCTCAAGTTTATCCCGGTTTATGGTTAGCAAAATCTGCATTACTAGCAGGAGATTTAGCTACAGTGTTAGCCATTTTGCAAAATGGATTATCTACCCTAGAACATCAACATTTCGTGCAAAGATTAGCTAGATAA
- a CDS encoding bleomycin hydrolase has translation MKSVVTTVIASADAAGRFPSTSDLESVQGSIQRATARMEAAEKLASNIDNVAKEAYDASIKKYPYLNNDGEANSSQVFKDKCARDIKHYMRLIQYSLIVGGTGPLDEWGIAGQREVYRALNLPTAPYVEALRFARNRGCAPRDMSAQALVEYNALLDYAINSLS, from the coding sequence ATGAAATCAGTTGTTACCACCGTGATCGCGTCTGCTGATGCAGCCGGTCGCTTCCCCAGCACCTCTGACCTAGAATCTGTTCAAGGTAGTATTCAGCGCGCTACAGCTCGTATGGAAGCTGCTGAAAAACTAGCTAGCAACATCGATAACGTAGCTAAAGAAGCTTACGATGCTTCTATCAAGAAGTATCCTTACTTGAACAATGACGGTGAAGCTAATTCTAGCCAAGTTTTCAAAGACAAGTGTGCGCGTGACATCAAACACTACATGCGCCTAATTCAGTACAGCTTGATTGTTGGCGGTACAGGCCCTCTCGATGAGTGGGGAATTGCTGGTCAGCGTGAAGTTTATCGTGCTTTGAACTTGCCAACTGCTCCTTACGTTGAAGCTTTGAGATTCGCTCGTAACCGTGGTTGCGCTCCTCGCGATATGTCTGCTCAAGCATTGGTTGAGTACAATGCTCTTCTCGACTACGCAATCAACTCTCTATCATAG
- a CDS encoding HEAT repeat domain-containing protein has protein sequence MDKRFFNLFNLTEDEAITLLDTPQEEIDEDDSRYIAASHLVNFPTERSINALIRAVQQTDPSLDNRIVRRKSVEILGRLQAKPALSVIRTCLADEDCYTVENAVWAIAEIGTQDSDILEEVAQLLEKPGQTYRVIIHTLTKLDYQPALERIRKFVNADDAPIASAAISAVCRFTRDYSQMDRVVALLQHQNVFARRLSIQDLIDARYYDAIPNIARCPVSIVFRLRAIRMLAEVGISTGALAYTKIQPYLEQTLRDHPQDLDLVHSYDQLPTLPFLIRELYETDFGRCYLATKTILEHYADTAPTALFATYTEEAHSDYGAHFHVIKLFGWLQHAPAYELLIEALHNPQPQFQKSRAAAAIALSELGDRRAIPELQKTLQTKIWDLKYATFMALEKLGDTSSREIAANDQDWLIREKARD, from the coding sequence ATGGATAAACGCTTTTTTAATCTCTTCAATTTGACAGAAGACGAAGCTATCACCCTTTTAGATACGCCTCAAGAGGAGATAGATGAAGATGACTCACGCTATATTGCGGCTTCTCATTTGGTGAACTTTCCAACGGAGCGTTCAATCAATGCCTTAATACGTGCGGTGCAACAAACTGACCCTTCGCTAGATAACCGGATTGTGCGGCGCAAGTCAGTGGAGATATTAGGACGGCTACAGGCAAAGCCAGCCTTAAGCGTCATTCGCACCTGTTTAGCAGATGAAGACTGCTACACCGTGGAAAATGCCGTTTGGGCGATCGCAGAAATTGGTACTCAAGACTCAGATATCTTAGAAGAAGTTGCCCAATTGCTGGAAAAACCAGGGCAAACATATCGAGTAATTATCCATACTTTGACTAAGTTAGATTACCAACCTGCATTAGAAAGGATTCGCAAATTCGTCAATGCCGATGACGCACCTATAGCCAGTGCAGCTATTTCCGCAGTCTGCCGATTTACTAGAGACTATTCTCAGATGGATCGGGTAGTAGCGCTGTTGCAACACCAAAATGTATTTGCCCGTCGGTTATCGATCCAAGATTTGATCGATGCTAGATATTACGATGCCATTCCTAATATTGCTCGGTGTCCGGTATCTATTGTCTTTCGGTTACGGGCAATTCGGATGCTAGCAGAAGTTGGTATTTCTACAGGCGCGCTTGCCTACACTAAAATTCAACCTTATTTAGAGCAAACATTGCGCGACCATCCTCAAGATTTAGATTTGGTACACAGCTACGATCAACTACCAACCCTGCCATTTCTGATACGTGAGTTGTATGAAACAGACTTTGGGCGCTGTTATTTAGCCACTAAAACTATTCTTGAACATTACGCAGACACAGCACCCACCGCCCTTTTTGCCACATACACGGAAGAAGCTCACAGCGATTATGGCGCACATTTTCATGTGATCAAGCTATTCGGCTGGCTTCAACATGCCCCTGCTTATGAGCTTTTAATAGAAGCATTGCACAACCCTCAACCGCAGTTTCAGAAATCTCGCGCCGCTGCTGCGATCGCCCTCAGTGAACTAGGCGATCGTCGCGCCATCCCCGAACTGCAAAAAACCCTACAAACCAAAATCTGGGATTTAAAATATGCGACATTCATGGCATTAGAAAAACTTGGCGATACCAGTAGTCGTGAAATTGCCGCTAACGATCAAGACTGGTTGATTAGAGAAAAAGCTAGAGACTAA
- a CDS encoding IS701 family transposase yields the protein MDVELQILKHLSRDAHPTVALIDEYCAEYKDLFKEVRNYECFKYLHLGIISTIKRKSLPEIAKVVSINSAQSLHHFIAYSDWSVKKLKSRRLNKLKRALNDQAITVVIDETGDRKKGKKTDYVARQYLGSVGKIDNGIVTVNAYGVYDNITFPLSFKVFKPKGTLKEGDKYKTKIELASEIITELISEGFNIELVLADSLYGESSEFIRKLNEYELAYVVAIRNNHGVWLPANQSVRANKWCKFKRTFSNQKSETRYIREIIYGKKRTITYWEITTDPETMPENSTSFVMTNLQGNLKKILGDLYGLRTWVEYGFRQCKQELGWTDYRFTNFQHIQRWWEIIFCVYTMISLSSPPFLSLNQAPQIETEVQNSVCIDCVDFSNHKQWNHDYGWKNTLNNLRLIVQPLLLFWLIYPWLDVFPNSDLLLGFNHLICTMNQFKPFFSSG from the coding sequence ATGGATGTAGAATTACAAATCCTGAAACATTTGTCGAGAGATGCCCACCCAACAGTTGCGCTCATAGATGAATATTGTGCAGAGTATAAAGACCTGTTCAAAGAGGTAAGAAATTATGAATGCTTTAAATATTTACATTTGGGGATAATATCAACGATAAAAAGAAAATCGTTACCAGAAATAGCTAAAGTAGTAAGTATAAACTCTGCTCAGTCATTACATCATTTTATAGCCTATTCAGATTGGTCAGTAAAGAAATTAAAGAGCCGAAGATTAAATAAATTAAAGAGAGCGTTAAACGATCAGGCGATAACCGTAGTAATAGATGAAACAGGAGACAGGAAAAAAGGTAAAAAGACAGATTATGTGGCTAGACAATATTTAGGGAGCGTAGGAAAAATAGATAATGGAATAGTGACAGTCAATGCTTATGGAGTTTATGACAATATAACATTTCCCTTAAGTTTCAAAGTATTCAAACCAAAGGGGACTTTAAAAGAAGGAGATAAATATAAAACTAAAATAGAATTAGCGTCAGAAATTATTACAGAATTAATTAGTGAAGGCTTTAATATTGAGTTGGTACTGGCGGATAGTTTATATGGTGAGAGTAGCGAATTCATCAGAAAATTGAATGAATATGAATTAGCTTATGTTGTGGCAATAAGAAATAATCACGGAGTCTGGCTACCAGCCAACCAGAGCGTTAGAGCGAATAAGTGGTGTAAATTTAAAAGAACATTTAGCAATCAAAAATCAGAGACTAGATATATTCGAGAAATAATTTATGGAAAAAAAAGAACCATAACTTATTGGGAAATAACTACTGACCCAGAAACCATGCCGGAAAATTCTACTTCTTTCGTGATGACAAATCTTCAAGGTAACTTGAAGAAGATTTTAGGCGACTTATATGGATTAAGAACCTGGGTTGAATATGGTTTTCGGCAGTGTAAACAGGAACTGGGCTGGACAGATTACAGGTTTACAAATTTCCAACATATTCAGAGATGGTGGGAGATTATTTTTTGTGTCTACACAATGATTAGTTTAAGTTCTCCACCTTTCTTATCCTTAAATCAAGCTCCTCAAATTGAAACAGAGGTACAAAACAGTGTTTGTATTGATTGTGTAGATTTTTCTAATCATAAACAATGGAATCATGATTATGGATGGAAGAATACTTTAAATAATCTTCGCTTAATTGTTCAACCTCTCTTATTATTTTGGTTGATTTATCCCTGGCTAGATGTTTTTCCCAATTCCGATTTATTGCTTGGATTTAATCACCTAATTTGTACAATGAACCAATTTAAACCTTTTTTCTCTTCTGGATAA
- a CDS encoding bleomycin hydrolase, translating to MLDAFSRAVVSADASTSVLSGSDISNLKSFLSEGNKRLDAVNAIASNASCIVSDAVAGMICENQGLIQAGGNCYPNRRMAACLRDGEIVLRYITYALLSGDASVLDDRCLNGLKETYAALGVPTTSTVRAVQIMKISSLAHINETNTEKYGGKRFRKMTTTQGDCSGLTSEAASYFDRVISALS from the coding sequence ATGCTTGATGCTTTTTCTAGAGCCGTAGTCTCAGCAGATGCTAGTACTTCTGTCCTCAGCGGTAGCGATATTTCTAACCTGAAAAGTTTCCTTTCTGAAGGCAACAAACGTTTGGACGCTGTAAATGCGATCGCCAGCAACGCTAGCTGTATCGTTTCTGATGCTGTAGCTGGAATGATCTGCGAAAACCAAGGTTTAATCCAAGCTGGTGGTAATTGCTACCCTAACCGCCGCATGGCTGCTTGCCTACGCGATGGTGAAATCGTTTTACGTTACATCACCTATGCGCTACTTTCTGGTGATGCTTCCGTATTGGATGATCGTTGCTTGAACGGTTTGAAAGAAACCTATGCTGCTCTAGGCGTACCTACAACCTCCACTGTACGTGCTGTGCAAATCATGAAGATTAGCTCTTTGGCTCATATCAATGAGACCAACACAGAAAAATACGGTGGTAAGCGTTTCCGCAAGATGACTACAACCCAAGGCGACTGTTCTGGATTGACATCTGAAGCAGCTAGTTACTTTGATCGCGTTATTTCTGCTCTAAGCTAA
- a CDS encoding helix-turn-helix domain-containing protein: MPARLQIKSEDCSPLGRLILQHLEDEGISMNRLAELSGIPQPRLRGACFKGTCPTPETLRKLARVMGKHHLELYTLAYEGRIEKLPEDANDNSLDMLMREMFETAREMGLTPPTNRPSKAKIRKALIELGFHPKSEETA, encoded by the coding sequence ATGCCAGCAAGGTTGCAAATAAAATCTGAAGATTGCTCACCTTTGGGAAGGTTAATTCTTCAACATTTAGAAGATGAGGGTATCAGCATGAACCGTCTAGCGGAGTTGTCTGGGATTCCTCAACCTAGGCTGAGAGGAGCCTGTTTTAAGGGAACCTGTCCTACGCCTGAAACCCTAAGGAAACTGGCTAGAGTAATGGGTAAGCATCATCTAGAGCTTTATACACTGGCTTACGAAGGAAGGATCGAAAAGCTCCCAGAAGATGCCAATGACAACTCTCTGGATATGCTCATGAGGGAAATGTTTGAGACTGCTAGAGAGATGGGATTAACTCCCCCTACAAACCGCCCTTCCAAAGCCAAAATTCGCAAAGCATTGATAGAGCTAGGGTTTCACCCCAAGAGTGAAGAGACTGCTTGA